The genomic interval GCGCCGTTCGGCCCCATTCACCCGCCGCCAACTGGCACAGCTTCTTCGGGGCCGATGCCCATCAGATCGGCGCTGACGTCGTCGCGCTGATCGACCAGGACCGCAAGCGGGAGGTGCTGTCCCTCAACATGATCGCGTCCGCGTCCTATGCGCCCCTTGGCCTGCGACAGATCGAGGGAACCCACCTCGTCAACCGTGCGCCGATGGGACTGCCCGGCCGTCGCAGCGTCGCCAATTGTGAAGAGCTCGACGCGATCGAGAATCTCGCCATCGATCGTGCCAAGGCGATCTTCGGCGCCGAGTACGTCAACGTGCAGGCGCTGTCGTCGACCATCGCCAATGTCGCCGTCCTGCGCGCGATCCTGCCGGCTGAGGGCGCGCGATTGCTCACCTTCGACGAGCTCGCCGGCGGCCATGTCAGCCACGGCGCCATGCGCCACATCACGGGCGCGAACCGCGAGGTGGTCTCTTTCGGGGTCACCCGCGCCGGCGCGGTCGATCTGGACCAGGCCCGCGACCTCGCGCGCAAGGTGAAGCCACACGTTTTGCTTGCCGGCCCGTCGTCCTATCCGCGCGAGATCCACTTCGCCGGATTGAAGACCATCGCCGATGAAGTCGGCGCGCTCTTCTTTACCGACATCGCCCATGTCGCGGGGCTGATTGCGGTTGGCCTCCATGCCAATCCGGTTCCGTACTCCGACGTGTCCTCGAGCTCGACGCAGAAGACCTTGTGCGGACCGCGCAACGGCGCCTTCGTCTTCGCCAGGGAGCGTTTTGGCGCCGCCATCGACGCCGCGGTCTATCCGGGGCTACAGGGCCCGGCGGCCTCGAACATGATCGCGGCGCGCGCCGTGCAGATGGAGATGATCACCCGCCCGGCCTTTGCGCAGCTCATGCGTGACGTCGTCGCGAATGCCAAGGCCTTCGGCGTGGGTCTGGAGGAGGGCGGGATCGAGCTCTACACCGGCGGTACGGACTCGCACATGATCATGGCCTACACCGGCGAGAGCTGGACGCAGCCGGAATTGGTCGCGGGGCTTGGCGCCTACGGCGTGATCGGAAACGCGATGCGCGCACCGGGGCTATCAGGCGAACCGCGGACCGCGTTCCGGTTTGGCAGCATCGCACTGACGATCCGCGGCTTCGATACGGCTGAAGCAAGGACGCTTGGTCGCGAGGTCGCGGCGATCCTGCGCGCCGGCCCGACCGCTCCAGTGGATCCGGCGCGGCTGCGCAGGCTGAAGGACCTCGCCATCGCCCATCCCATTCCGTCCTTTGTCGATTGAAGCCAGAGCCACGCATCATGAGCCGCCACTACGACGTCGCTGCGGTCCGCAGCCAATTCCCTGTGACCGAGCGCCTGCTCTATCTCGACTCCGCGCATCAGACGCCCCTTGCCACCAGCGTTCGCGAGGCGCTGCTCGGCTTCTATCGTGAAGGCCATGAGATGGCGGGCCCAAAACCCGTCTGGCTTGACCGGGTCGAGCAGGTTCGTGCCCGCGTGGCGAAGCTTCTCAACGCCGCGCCGGACGAGATTGCCTTCACCAAGAACACCTCCGAGGGCATGAATATCGCCGCGAACGCATTGCCGTTGACGGCGGGAGACAATGTGCTCCTCGTCGAAGGCGACCATCCGAACAACGCCTATGCGTTCCTCAACCTGAGACGCAAGGGCGTGGAGGTTCGCTTCGTGCCGATGACGGGCGAAACGGCCCAGGCCGAGATGTTCGCGCCCCACATCGATGCCCGCACGCGCGCAATCTCGCTCTCGCATGTCACCTTCCACGCGGGACACCGTTTCGACATCGACGGCATCGGAGCACTTTGCGCCGAGAGGCGGCTCTACTTCGTCATCGACGCGATGCAGTCGACCGGTGTCATCCCGCTCAATGTCCGGGCGAGCGGAGCAAGCCTGATCGGCTCGGGCTGCCACAAGGGACTGCTGGTGCCGCAGGGGCTCGGCATCCTCTATTGCCGGCAAGGGCTCGACGAGTTGCAGCCCGCCTATCTCGCGATGTCGAGCCTTGCCCATCCGCCAGGCGACTACATCGCGCGTGCCGACAACATGGCGCTGAAGGCCGGCGCGGGGCGGTTCGAGATCGGCAATTTCAACCTGCCGGACATCCATGCCCTGGACGCCTCGCTCACGCTGATCGAGAGCGTCGGCTCATCCGCCATCGAGGCGCACCTCTACGATCTCGGCGACCGCCTGATCGAGCGTATCGACCATCTCGGTATTCGCCTCATCGGGCCGCGCGACCGCGCCAATCGCTCGCCGCACATCTACGTGCTGGATTTGCCGGCGGAGGAGTGGGCCGATTATCTCGCCAGCCGGCAGGTGCGCGTGTCTCCGGAGCGCGACGGCATCCGCGTGTCCTTCGGCCTGTTCAACATGGCCGAGGATGTCGACCGGTTCGCGCAGGTGCTCGCCGAGCGCGGCACGTTGCCCGCCCGCGCCGGCGCGGCGGCCTGACACATCAGGCGATTTTCGGAAAGACGCGCGAGTTCGTAGTTCGTTCAACCATTCGGGTCCCGATGAAGTGCCGGTCGCGATCT from Bradyrhizobium arachidis carries:
- a CDS encoding aminotransferase class V-fold PLP-dependent enzyme, translated to MSRHYDVAAVRSQFPVTERLLYLDSAHQTPLATSVREALLGFYREGHEMAGPKPVWLDRVEQVRARVAKLLNAAPDEIAFTKNTSEGMNIAANALPLTAGDNVLLVEGDHPNNAYAFLNLRRKGVEVRFVPMTGETAQAEMFAPHIDARTRAISLSHVTFHAGHRFDIDGIGALCAERRLYFVIDAMQSTGVIPLNVRASGASLIGSGCHKGLLVPQGLGILYCRQGLDELQPAYLAMSSLAHPPGDYIARADNMALKAGAGRFEIGNFNLPDIHALDASLTLIESVGSSAIEAHLYDLGDRLIERIDHLGIRLIGPRDRANRSPHIYVLDLPAEEWADYLASRQVRVSPERDGIRVSFGLFNMAEDVDRFAQVLAERGTLPARAGAAA
- the glyA gene encoding serine hydroxymethyltransferase; translation: MSLSTGAVRPHSPAANWHSFFGADAHQIGADVVALIDQDRKREVLSLNMIASASYAPLGLRQIEGTHLVNRAPMGLPGRRSVANCEELDAIENLAIDRAKAIFGAEYVNVQALSSTIANVAVLRAILPAEGARLLTFDELAGGHVSHGAMRHITGANREVVSFGVTRAGAVDLDQARDLARKVKPHVLLAGPSSYPREIHFAGLKTIADEVGALFFTDIAHVAGLIAVGLHANPVPYSDVSSSSTQKTLCGPRNGAFVFARERFGAAIDAAVYPGLQGPAASNMIAARAVQMEMITRPAFAQLMRDVVANAKAFGVGLEEGGIELYTGGTDSHMIMAYTGESWTQPELVAGLGAYGVIGNAMRAPGLSGEPRTAFRFGSIALTIRGFDTAEARTLGREVAAILRAGPTAPVDPARLRRLKDLAIAHPIPSFVD